The Desulfatiglans sp. genomic interval TCTTCACCGAACATTTCAGAGTATTCTACGGTAATAGGCTTTCCGGAATTACCGGGCAGGTTCATCTGGGGCGGGCCATTCTTACCCATAGCTGTATGAAGGGGATGATCAAGGGCCTGCATGTCCATGGCCACACACTTGACATGGTGTTTTACAAACCATTTTCCGGCCTCAACACCTGTGCCGCAGGAATAGTGAAAATATTCTTTTGAGTCGTCGAATTTTCGGTGCATGCCGGTATTAAGGCATACAACCATTCCTTTGAGTTCATCAGGTTTTATATTTGCCCGCTTACAGGCATCTTCGAGATGCTCCGGCAGGATCAACCCCCAGCGGTGTATTTTGATCTCAAGGCATACTGCATCACCAGTATAGGCATCAACCGGCATTTCATGGGTATAACGTGCCCTTTTGCCGTCAAATTCGCGCTCCATAACATGGCGCGGAGCATCAGCATGAGTGCCAGTATGTTGAACGCAGTCAACCCTCTGGGTAAGAACCCCGCCCTTTGCCATCGTATGCATGGAATCTATTACCGGTTTAACGAAATAGGGCCAGCGGGGGATCTCTGCGCTGAATGGATGGGTCAAATCGACAAATACCTTTTTTCCCATATTTATACCTCCTTAATATTATAAATTGATCATAAATTTCATTTTGATTGACTTTTATACTTTACAATTATAAAGTAAAATTACTTTACCATAGGACAGCATAAATGACAAGAAGAAATAATTATAAGTCGTCTCTTTCTCTTACTAAATTGAAGAACCATTTTTTTTAGATAAAACCTTAAAAGGAGGCAGCAATATGGAAAATATAAAATATCCTGATAATTGGATGGTAGTAGACCATGTTATCCCCGGTGTTACACCGGAGATGCTCGACTGGTGGTGGGTAAACATGGAAAAGGGTTATGAGCTCTGGTGCCCTGAAGAGCACAAGGGTTTCAGGTGGGAGAAAAAACCGCCAATGAACGGCCATATAGGGGCTGTCCAGATAGCTACAGAGAGCATAGATTACAGCCCTGTTATGGATTTAAGAATCGAATGGGTTGACCCCAATATTGGTACTGAGGAACAAAAGGCATTCTGGACATATGAACATCTCCTTACAGCCGGTACAACTGGTGAAATCCCAGGAACAAAGCCCTTTATCATGCTCTCACACCAATGGGAGGCCATACCTGGCGGGTGTAAAATGCGCTCCTGCATGCACGGGTTCCCAAAACCCCCTCCCGGTAGCGGTCCTGCTCATCCTCCAGTAGCAATGCCTGAGCATCCAACCGGAAAAAAGCCAACAGGTGGCGGATGGCCGGCGCATAATATTGCCGAGGCAAGCACATTCAAAAATTTTCTGCCGGCACTGTGGGGGATATGGCAGGCTGTTACTGATCCTGCAATCAATCGCAAGGCATCATTAAGGATCAAAAAAGAGGGTTCTCGTATTATTTACATATGAAACAGGGGAGATTTTAAAATGGATATCCTGGAACTTAAATGGATTAAAGAGATTATAATAGATATGGACAGATGCAAAGGATGCAAATCATGCATGAATGCATGTTTTGTTGATGTTATCCGGTGGGATGAGGTGAACAAAAAACCTCTTATCGCATACCCTGAAGATTGTGTCTGGTGCCTTGCCTGCGAATGCGCCTGTCCGGTAAATTGCATTAATGTAATCCCCAATATTCCGGCGCCATTACGGTCATCTTTCTAAGGTCTAAAAGGAGAACATAATGACTGATTTAAATAACAATAGAGAATATCTCTCTGCAGATGTGTTGATAATAGGAGGAGGGATTGGCGGCCTGGCTTCAGCAATAAAGGTAAAGGAAAAAAACCCTGGCTGTGATGTGCTGATTGTTGAGAAGCAGACAGTAGGCTGGGCAGGCAAGGCAACAAAGATAGGTGGTATTCTTGCCTTTCTTGGGCCCAACAATGATGCTGACAAGTTTATAGATTTTCAGCTCCACACATCAGGGCTCTTTCTGAATGACCAGGAATTACTGGCCAAATATGTTAAAGATACATACGGGGCGATTCAGCAGTTTTCCGAATGGGGTAATAAGCTTGCTAAAACGCCTGATGGCAATATGCTTTCCTTCCCTGCCATGTTCGCCCCAGAATATTCATCTACATTTATAGATATAGACTTGATGCTGCCAATGCGTACCAAAGCCAAAAAAATGGGTACACGGATAATAGATAAGGTTCATATAGTTGATCTGTTAACACTGGATAATCGTGTGGTCGGTGCAGCCGGTTTTAATATTGTTGACGGCCATTTCATTGTTATTAATACAAAGGCCACCATACTTGCAAACGGGAGCTGCGGTTATAAGGTAAGGCGTTTCTGGTCAGCAGGCACAGGAGACGGAATAGCAGCCGCCTACAGAGCCGGGGCTGAAATGAGAAATGCGGAATATGGAAATCTTTACGGGCACACGGTATTCCAGGCAACTGACAGCGGCATGGTGGGTTCTGACTTTCTGGTGAACAACCTGGGTGAAAATCTGGCACAAAAATATATGCCGGACAGAGGGCCTGCCGGTGTATTTTTACCTGTTAAACTGGCTGTTGGTCTGGAAAAGGAGGTAGCTGAAGGCAGGGGCCCGATCTACTTTGAGCCGCCAAAGGCAATGCCTCCGCACGGATTTTCTACAGGCCTTCCAAAGATTGAAGAATGGCTTAAGAAAATCGGCAATAAAGAAAAAGAACACGGGATATCAAGAGACTCAAAACCTGAGATAGCAGTGCCTTTACATGGTGAGACATCCTGCATAAAGGTTGATCATGATATGAAAACCAGTCTTGATGGGTTATGGGCAATAGGAGATA includes:
- a CDS encoding FAD-binding protein — encoded protein: MTDLNNNREYLSADVLIIGGGIGGLASAIKVKEKNPGCDVLIVEKQTVGWAGKATKIGGILAFLGPNNDADKFIDFQLHTSGLFLNDQELLAKYVKDTYGAIQQFSEWGNKLAKTPDGNMLSFPAMFAPEYSSTFIDIDLMLPMRTKAKKMGTRIIDKVHIVDLLTLDNRVVGAAGFNIVDGHFIVINTKATILANGSCGYKVRRFWSAGTGDGIAAAYRAGAEMRNAEYGNLYGHTVFQATDSGMVGSDFLVNNLGENLAQKYMPDRGPAGVFLPVKLAVGLEKEVAEGRGPIYFEPPKAMPPHGFSTGLPKIEEWLKKIGNKEKEHGISRDSKPEIAVPLHGETSCIKVDHDMKTSLDGLWAIGDTSYAGSALAGAVASPPGVCPGSGIMFAVISAGWAGASVADYVSAASPVDLKNIDTDKIRDNMFAPMKDDHNFSPWVAISVLGSIAAPMKYNLRRSEERLSEAISMIEKLKEKLPDLNAKDPHYLGKCHEVKSMTLCAELTFRAALMRTESRGFHYREDFPAQDDKNWLKWIIIKQDKEEMKLSTQPVPVNDYKIRPDGK
- a CDS encoding ferredoxin family protein, whose protein sequence is MKEIIIDMDRCKGCKSCMNACFVDVIRWDEVNKKPLIAYPEDCVWCLACECACPVNCINVIPNIPAPLRSSF
- a CDS encoding cyclase family protein encodes the protein MGKKVFVDLTHPFSAEIPRWPYFVKPVIDSMHTMAKGGVLTQRVDCVQHTGTHADAPRHVMEREFDGKRARYTHEMPVDAYTGDAVCLEIKIHRWGLILPEHLEDACKRANIKPDELKGMVVCLNTGMHRKFDDSKEYFHYSCGTGVEAGKWFVKHHVKCVAMDMQALDHPLHTAMGKNGPPQMNLPGNSGKPITVEYSEMFGEEAYAEFEKAAYIRFHGQAAYNAKFGDLEEIGCEGTWEPCHKQMLGHGIVGVENLGGDLDKVSGKRFRFYCFPIRWYMGDGSMVRCVAEIDEDDLNDVPERTYTYCGTGYGPACER